From a single Flavobacteriales bacterium genomic region:
- a CDS encoding TonB-dependent receptor, giving the protein MLRKLSVFCALISLCGMSAFAQTGTLKGKVVDKLNGEPIPFANIIIERNGVQAGGATTNFDGEYTIKPIDPGKYSVKASYVGYQQIQVDGVTINSDKITDLKIEMSAGVELQEVEIVKYKDPVFKKDETVVQKTVTREDFDKMPTRSAVSAAATSAGAYQGTDGKISMRGQRSGGTVYYVDGVKVRGNVTLPQRGIEQVSTVLGGIPAQYGDAVGGIINITTRGPSSTVSGGVEALTSEFLDGYGYNLVGGNITGPLWSKKDTADPTNSRAIAGFFLSGEGAYIQDGNPSAIGAWKVKDNVLADLEKNPLRARGSGLGTFRNSEFLTKNDLENVKAKMNVGSARMTMQGKFDIKPSNSTTITFGGSYDYENKHDYFYTYSLLNYNKNSQTINSTWRAYSRFTQKFDSDTGSAIQNAFYSIQLDYSMDNSKTWDDIHKDDMFAYGYVGKFNTHKINHYSVIGTDPVSGKTGWLHDGFSDTLVEFERSEINPLMANYTSQYFNFYDETAGNYENLSQVQSGGGLLNGDRPGHAYSLWYNTGRLNNQYGYSENTQFRLTANGSADIGDHAIQLGFEYEQRSDRFWNSVPIQLWVLARQLTNAHISNLDFSNPQPVLDANGVFQDTVNYPRLYDANAQRYFDKQLRTKLGKSITSTEWIDVDAVDPSILSLDMFSADDLLNDGNGFVYYYGYDYLGHKLTSKPSFDDFFNEKDENGNYTRNVAPFEPIYVAGYIQDKFAFKDLVFNIGVRVDRYDANQMVLKDKYLLQAAKTAAEVPQFGNHPSTIGEDYVVYVNDAANPTAILGYRNGDTWYNAEGTEITDPSVIAKASSTGTITPYLLDPNNTEVKPEVFKDYEPQTNIMPRVAFSFPISDEAVFFAHYDVLTQRPTSGQRLDPISYYYLRNSAGRITVGNPDLQPERTTDYEVGFKQKLSQASAISFSSFYRELRDQIQAIPVNYAYPKDYNTYGNVDFGTVKGFSVSYDLRRVRNVRLNANYTLQFAEGTGSSATTGLTLINDGFPNLRTLSPLEYDVRHRIVTNIDYRFDGKDKYDGPRWFGAPVFQYTGMNVIMNARSGEPYSRQANVTQTAAFGLNDRSRLDGSINGSRLPWQFTIDLRVDRDIPLNFGKKDEKGNGGHGNLNLYLSITNLLDADNIISVYRATGNPDDDGYLTNAAAQGIIEQQTNPQSFRDLYAIKVNNPANYSLPRQIRFGVQLDF; this is encoded by the coding sequence ATGCTACGAAAACTGTCCGTTTTCTGCGCGCTCATTTCTTTGTGCGGTATGAGTGCGTTTGCGCAAACCGGTACCTTGAAAGGTAAAGTCGTGGATAAGCTGAACGGAGAACCGATTCCGTTCGCTAACATCATCATTGAACGCAATGGTGTTCAGGCCGGCGGTGCCACCACGAATTTCGACGGAGAGTATACGATCAAGCCGATCGATCCCGGTAAGTATTCGGTAAAGGCCAGTTACGTCGGCTACCAGCAGATACAGGTGGATGGGGTGACCATCAACTCCGATAAGATCACGGATCTTAAAATCGAAATGTCAGCAGGTGTTGAGCTGCAGGAGGTGGAGATCGTGAAGTACAAAGACCCCGTGTTCAAGAAGGATGAAACGGTGGTTCAGAAAACCGTTACCCGCGAAGATTTCGACAAGATGCCCACGCGCAGTGCGGTATCCGCTGCGGCTACTTCTGCCGGTGCTTATCAAGGAACGGATGGAAAGATCAGCATGCGCGGACAACGTTCAGGTGGTACGGTTTACTACGTGGATGGTGTGAAAGTACGCGGTAATGTAACGCTTCCACAGAGAGGTATCGAGCAGGTAAGTACTGTATTGGGCGGTATCCCCGCACAGTACGGTGATGCCGTAGGTGGTATCATCAACATCACCACGCGCGGTCCGTCCAGCACGGTGAGTGGAGGTGTTGAAGCCCTTACATCCGAGTTCCTGGATGGATATGGATACAACCTGGTGGGCGGTAACATAACCGGTCCCCTCTGGTCTAAGAAAGATACAGCAGACCCCACCAATTCACGCGCCATTGCGGGTTTCTTCCTGTCAGGTGAAGGTGCCTATATTCAAGATGGTAACCCTTCGGCCATTGGTGCATGGAAGGTGAAAGACAATGTGCTTGCTGATTTGGAAAAGAATCCATTGAGGGCACGCGGTAGCGGTCTGGGAACTTTTAGGAATTCCGAATTTCTCACCAAAAATGATCTTGAGAATGTGAAAGCCAAGATGAACGTGGGTTCTGCCCGGATGACCATGCAAGGTAAATTTGACATTAAACCATCCAATTCCACTACCATCACTTTTGGCGGTTCTTATGACTATGAAAACAAGCACGACTATTTTTACACGTATTCATTGCTGAACTATAACAAGAACTCGCAAACGATCAATAGCACATGGCGCGCGTATTCACGCTTTACACAGAAATTTGACTCCGACACCGGGTCGGCCATTCAAAATGCCTTTTACAGCATCCAATTGGATTACTCTATGGATAACAGCAAAACCTGGGATGACATTCACAAGGATGACATGTTCGCTTACGGTTATGTCGGAAAGTTCAATACGCACAAAATTAACCACTATAGTGTAATTGGAACAGACCCTGTGTCCGGGAAGACCGGTTGGCTGCATGATGGGTTTAGTGACACACTTGTGGAATTTGAGCGGTCGGAGATCAATCCTTTGATGGCCAACTATACCAGTCAATATTTTAACTTTTATGATGAAACGGCAGGCAATTATGAAAATTTGAGTCAGGTGCAATCGGGCGGTGGCTTGCTCAATGGCGACCGACCTGGACATGCCTATTCATTGTGGTATAATACCGGACGTTTGAATAATCAGTATGGCTACAGCGAAAATACCCAATTCAGGTTAACAGCCAATGGGTCAGCGGATATAGGAGACCATGCCATTCAACTGGGTTTTGAATATGAGCAACGCAGTGATCGCTTCTGGAACAGTGTGCCCATCCAATTGTGGGTACTTGCCCGCCAGCTGACGAATGCTCACATCAGCAATCTGGATTTCAGCAATCCGCAACCGGTGCTCGATGCCAACGGTGTATTCCAGGATACAGTGAATTATCCGCGTTTGTATGATGCAAATGCACAACGTTATTTTGACAAGCAGTTGCGTACGAAGTTGGGAAAATCCATTACAAGTACGGAGTGGATTGACGTTGATGCAGTGGATCCAAGCATACTGAGCCTGGATATGTTCAGTGCAGATGATTTGCTGAATGACGGGAATGGGTTTGTGTATTACTATGGCTACGATTACCTAGGGCATAAGTTGACTTCAAAACCCAGCTTTGACGATTTTTTCAACGAAAAGGATGAGAACGGCAACTACACCCGCAACGTGGCGCCTTTCGAGCCGATTTATGTGGCCGGGTATATCCAGGACAAGTTCGCTTTCAAGGACCTGGTCTTCAACATCGGTGTGCGTGTAGACCGCTATGACGCCAACCAGATGGTGTTGAAAGACAAGTACCTCCTGCAGGCTGCCAAAACCGCTGCCGAGGTGCCCCAGTTCGGTAACCATCCATCCACCATTGGTGAAGATTACGTGGTGTATGTGAATGATGCGGCCAATCCTACTGCGATTTTGGGATACCGGAACGGAGATACCTGGTACAATGCGGAAGGAACTGAGATCACGGATCCTTCCGTGATAGCCAAAGCTAGTAGCACCGGTACCATCACCCCGTACCTGCTTGATCCGAACAACACCGAAGTGAAACCCGAGGTGTTCAAGGACTACGAACCCCAAACGAACATCATGCCCCGTGTGGCTTTCTCATTCCCGATCTCGGATGAAGCGGTGTTCTTCGCCCACTACGATGTACTGACCCAGCGTCCCACAAGCGGACAGCGATTGGACCCTATTTCATATTATTATCTCCGTAACTCTGCTGGCAGGATTACAGTTGGAAACCCCGATCTGCAGCCTGAACGCACCACGGATTATGAGGTAGGTTTTAAGCAAAAGTTATCACAGGCATCTGCTATTTCCTTCTCCTCGTTTTATCGTGAACTGAGGGATCAGATTCAGGCGATCCCTGTCAACTATGCTTATCCTAAAGATTACAACACCTATGGAAATGTCGATTTCGGAACAGTAAAGGGTTTCTCCGTGTCTTATGATTTACGGCGGGTAAGGAATGTTCGTCTGAATGCCAATTATACCCTTCAGTTTGCCGAAGGTACCGGCAGTTCGGCCACAACCGGACTTACGCTGATCAATGACGGGTTCCCCAACCTGAGGACATTGTCTCCACTGGAGTACGATGTACGTCACCGCATCGTAACCAACATCGACTACCGCTTTGATGGTAAGGACAAGTATGACGGTCCGCGCTGGTTTGGTGCACCCGTATTTCAATACACGGGTATGAACGTGATCATGAACGCACGCTCGGGTGAGCCTTACTCACGTCAGGCAAATGTGACCCAGACAGCTGCATTTGGTCTGAATGATCGTTCGCGCCTAGACGGGTCCATCAACGGTTCACGCCTGCCCTGGCAGTTTACGATCGATCTGCGTGTAGACAGGGACATTCCCCTCAACTTTGGCAAGAAGGATGAAAAGGGTAATGGCGGGCATGGAAACCTCAACCTGTACCTGTCCATCACCAACCTGCTGGATGCAGATAACATCATATCGGTTTACCGTGCAACGGGTAATCCGGATGACGACGGTTACTTGACCAATGCTGCGGCACAGGGTATCATTGAGCAACAAACCAATCCGCAATCATTCAGGGATCTGTATGCCATCAAGGTGAACAATCCGGCAAATTATAGCTTGCCCCGCCAGATTCGCTTCGGTGTTCAATTGGATTTCTAG